The sequence below is a genomic window from Thermocladium sp. ECH_B.
TATAATTTCATTTTCATTACAATTAATGGGTGCTTATTTAATACTATGGTTTTATAGTATAGGATTGTCTTTCGCTGAAATAGGTTTAATCACTTCAATATACATGATTTTGACATTACCAGTAGATGTGCTATCCTCTGCATTTGCAGATAAATATGGAAGGCTTAAAATTTTCTCAATAGGTACATTAATCTATAGTCTAGGATTAATTAGCTTATCAATCTTATTGTCGCCAATTTTTGTGCTTTTATCCTATGGAATAATGGGTATAGGGTTAGGTATTTACTCGAATACGTTAGAGGCGTGGATAGTTGACTCTTTGAATTCACGCGAAAAAGTACCTAAAATTTTTTCAAGGCAGCAGATAGTAAATGGCATTAGCGGATTTTTAGGAAATATACTTGCTGGTATTTTTGTGCTTTTATATCATAGGCTAAATTTGCCCATTCTAATAGCCGGATTCATAATGTTACTGAGTTTACCTATTGCATTATTTAGCGAAGATAATAAGGGAGAAAAGATAATGGCATCACCCGCCAGAAGGATTATGAAAGAAGGTGTAAAATACGCATTAAGTAAAAGGCCATTATTAGCATTATTGGTTTCCGCAATTTTTACGGTATTTCCGTTAGTGGCGTGGATGCAGTTCGTTTCACCGTATGTAGTTGACGTATTAGGATTTCCCCAGAAGTATTGGGGATTTATCTTGTCAGCCTATTTTTTAACGGTTGCTTTAGGAGGGTATATAAATGAAAAGCTATTGAAAAGGGTAAATCATAGGTTAATTACCATATTTTCAGTATTTTTATTATCGCTTTTCGTATTGATGCTCTCAATTAGTAACTTAATTCTGATACTATTACTTCTGTTTGGCTTGTCGTTAATTTATCCTATACGCTCATCAAGTATTATCTCTTGGGAGAATGAATTAATACCTAGCAATTATAGGGCTACTATGCTTTCCTCCTTTTCATTCATAATTAGGATAGCGTATATGTTGGTTCCTCCATTAATAGGATACTTAATTGGTTCTTATGGATACAGTTTTACATACTTAGTTGTAGGAATACTTTCGTTAGTAGGAGTTATACCATTGGTGATTGCACATGAAGCTAAAGCGCTCTAAATATCCAACCATATATTAGTGTATACGACTGATAACTATTTTCCGCAATGCCAGTTATACACCATTAGTAATTCAATGCAGAATCTATAAAAAGAATTGCAACTTAGAACAAAGAGAGCTTTAACTTTATGGGGGCTAAGGGGGCGAAAGNCCCCCTCCGCGAGGCGGGGATGCCCGTCCGTGAGGGCGGGGTAGTTCGCTTTTTCTTGTAAATTAGTTGTTAATGGGTCAGTAACGGAAAAGCTTTAATTATGCCATTGGTTCCCCAATTATGGACTCCATAACAAGCGCGATTTCTCATTATGCGGTGGGCATTAGGTATGATGATTTACCCGAGAGAGTGGTCCATGAAGCTAAGCGCAGGCTCCTGGATAGCTTGGGGGTGGCCTTAGCATCGTACTCTGCGGAGCCAGTGAAGGCGGCTCGATCGGCGGCGTTGGGGTTTCCAGGCAAGGCCTCGCTCCTCGGCACTGCGGACCAAGTTAGCGTGGAGTGGGCTACATTCGTTAATGCCCTCATGATAAGGTACTTGGACTTCAATGATACCTACCTCTCCAAGGAGCCCCTTCACCCCTCTGATATGTATGGCCCAGCGATCTCCGTGGCCGAGCAGGAGAAGGTTGGCGGTAAGGACTTGATAACCTCGGTTGCCATAGGGTATGAAGTGGCGGTTCGCATGTGCGATGCTGGATCCCTTAGGTTACATGGTTGGGACCATGTGAATTACACGGGCATTGGCCACGTCCTCGTGGCGGGCAAATTAATGGGGCTTAATGAGGAGCAAATGGGCCATGCATTATCTATACAAGTGATTTCCCATGCATCTATGAGGCAGACGCGTGTTGGGGAGTTGAGTCACTGGAAGGCAGCCACTACCGCTAATCAAGCTAGAAACGCTGTTTTCTCAGCCATAGTTGCTAGGTCTGGAATGACGGGTCCAGACAAGCCGTTTGAGGGCGAAATGGGCTTCATAAGGCAATTATTGGCGGGGGAATTCGATCCATCCCCCTTGAAGGACATAATTAACATGTCTAAGCCAAGCAGAATTCTGGATACTTACATAAAGCCCTATCCAGTGGAGTACCACGCTCAATCGGCGGTTGAGGCCGCCGTCGAGATAAGGAGGGAAGCGGGCCCCATAGAGCCGGATCAAGTGGAGTACATAAAGATAGAGACATTTAAGGCTGGATACGACATAATAGCTAAGGATCCGGAGAAGTGGGATCCCAAGACTAAGGAAACGGCTGATCACAGCTTAATGTGGGCCACGGCCACTGCCTTATTGAAGGGCGACCTCTGGCTCGGGGATTATGAGGCATCGGAGATAAGGAATCCCAAGGTTCTTGCCCTGCTTAGGAAGACTAAGGTCAGCGTGGAGCCGGAGCTAGACAAGTTATACCCGAGGGCGATACCGAATAAGGTTATAGTTAAGCTAATTAACGGCAAGGAATTCGAGAGGCGTATTGATCATCCGAGGGGGCACCCCATGAATCCCATGACGGATGAGGAGGTAGAGGCTAAGTTCAGAAAACTAACTAAGTCGCTTCTCACGGAGAAACAACAGGCAGAGGTAATCGGCCTTGCCTGGAAACTCGATGAATTAGCCACAATATCGAAGATCATTAAGGCAGCGACAATATGATAATTAAAATAAATCGTAAATGTCCCTTCTAGGATTTTCATAGAGTTATGGATTTTGCATCTATATGGAGTCCTTACTGACCTCCTCCCCGCCCTAAAGGGGCGAGGTTTGTCGTTCGTTTTATCAAGACCTTGGAATGCCCTTATTCATTGAAATGGGGGAAGGGGATTGAAGTATCAATTCTTCCTGGGGATAAACAGGCCAAGCAATCCTTGGCATTAATGGATGGAGTCTCATGGAGTTCATCTTTGTAGATGAATATCATGTAACGCTCATCGATCTCGCTATTTACTAGCAATATTTATATATTAGTAAAACTCAAAGTAAGCCTGATGGAGAAGACAAAGGTAACTAGAAATTTTCAGATAACGATTCCAGCCTCAATAAGGAAAAAGATTAATCTAAAAGAGGGAGATATAATTGAGGTCTACTTAGACGGGGACGATATTATAATAAGAAAAGCGAGGAGTGAGAGGCCTAGGATTAAGCTTGGAAAGAGACTCACATTAGGGAACATAGAGAAAGCAATAGAACTAGGAGAAAGTGAATGAAGGCTATAATTGATACTAATGTAATAATTTATGATTATATCGAGGATTCTGAGCATCATAAAGAAGCTGAGGCAATTCTAGATTCTCTAGATAAATGGGTTATTCCGGTAATTGTAATCCATGAACTAGTCTGGTTTTTGAAAGGAATGAAACTAGAGGGCAAATTAAATGATATAATGGCTTATATTCAACATAAAAAGACTGAAATAACTTGCGACTGTGGTAGTAACGTAAATAGAGCTATCGAAATAATAGGAAAAGAGAAACTACCTCTTTCAAATCACAAGGACATGATGATACTTTCACATGCGATTCTTGAAAACCACCCAATAGCCACTTTCGATAAGAAACTTTCTAAAATAGCGAAGAAATATGGAGTCGCCGTAATTTCTAGGTTTACTTAACACTTTCAAGCAAATATTTCTAGGTTGTTTCTGGCCTCCTCTCCGCCTTGGGGGGGTTCCCCGAGGTCTTGGGGGTTACGCCCCTTTTTACGGGCGCTACTCGTTCCCCTGGTATTGTGGGGTTGGCCTCTCACTCCCCGTTCCCACTGATTGACCAGGAGAGGACTACCTCCCAGCACCAAGGCTTAAATCCCCGCTCCAACTCCACTTTAAGGGAGGTTTGCCGCTTCGTTATGAGATTATGCGATTAGGGGGATCCCGGGTTAGAAAATTATAGGAAGTACTCAATGTTTCCCCGGGACCTGAGGGCTTTCACGTGATTAATTAACCTGTGTAGATCATCGACGAGGAACTTCTTGCACTCTATTTCCTCGACTTCATCGCTGTGCCTCATCTCGCTCAGTGCTTCCTCTATGGTGCCTCTAGCGATTAATTCATATATCCGCGCCTCCCTTTTTCCTGGGCTGGCCCTAACTACTCTCCCGATTCTTTGAATCATTTGTCTCCGGGACCCCGTTCCTGAAGCTATTATCGCCACATCCGCGTCAGGCACATCTATTCCCTCATCCAGCACGGTGGTCGTGACCAAGATGCGTGACTTCCCCTCACTGAATCGGGCAAATATATCGCTTCTCCCGCTTACCCTAGACGTTATTAGCTCGGCATCAGCCCCTAAGGACTCGTATATCTCCTCCGCTTGATCAATATATTGGGTGAATATTATTATCTTGCTGCCGGCCTCAGCCTTAGCGATATCAATTATTGGGCCCAGCTTGGCCTTAGCCTTGGCCGCTATGTTCCTCAACGCTATTGGGTTATCCCCTCCCCCCCTATACTCCCTCGCCTCATCCCTGTCCAGATCCACATAAATCCTGTAATGCCTAATGGGGACGACGAGGCCTGCCCTAACCATATCTACATACGATACCTTAAACACTATGTCCCCCGAGGATAAGTATATCAAGTGTTGATTCTCATCCTCGCGCTCCGGGGTCGCCGATAATGCTAACCTATAAGGCGAGCTCAGCCTGAAGGCGACCTCCTTAAATGTCTCCGCCGGCACGTGGTGGGCCTCATCAAATATGGCTAGGTCAAACTCATCCTTTATCTCATCTATGTGCCTTATAGCCGAGTTATATATCGCCACCGTCACTTCCCTGATCTCGGATTTACTTGCCCCCAATCTGCCAGCATCTATGCCGAGGCTCCTCATTATTCTATCCCTCCATTGATTCATCAATTCCGAGGTCACGACTAGCACTATTGTTCTAACGGAGAGCGTGGCCAACGCCTTGAGGGCTATATAGGTCTTGCCTCCCCCAGTGGGCACCACTATTGTTCCCCTATACCCATTCCTGACCCAAGCATTCACGGCATCCTCCTGAAAGCCCAGCAGCTTCACATCAACTCGAGGCACAGTGATTCGACGAGGCTCTGGGGGGCACTTACTTATTATGAAGCCGTGCCTCGCAATTATTTCAGTGACCTCGTCCTCCATGAATACCGGGAACCGTATTGTCCACTTACCATCAATATTAGCCACATCGCTCCTATTTATTGCGCGAAAGGATTCCTCCACTAGATTGCCATCCTTATCAACCCTGTTATACTTAATCACGAGCGAGAAGAGGTCCCTCAATAAATTGGATGAAACGAAGTTCAGCCTAATTACTCCTCTACAAGCCTCGGCCCGCCTCCATTCCCGCCTCCTCTCAAATAAATCCCTACTCAGCATTGCCCTGGCGGCTTCAATTGCTTCCCTGCTCCTCAGCGTCCTCTCAACCTCCTTAAGCACAAGCTCCGAGTACTCCTCGAAATTCCTCGCCTTAATTATTAAGTCGCCTCGCCGCATTATGGACTTGATCACGCATGGAACTGAAACAATCCGCCGCTCCGCCTCCATGCAGTGCGAGTACTCGCTGGGGAGATCCGGGGCAATTACGAATGTTTTCCTGATCCTCTCCTCCTCATCCCTCCTTAAACCAAGGATTCGGCTCAGTTTCGCCAAGTCAGTGCTTGATTCGGCTTCCCCGATCCAAGCCTCCCCGCTCCACTTGAAGCCAAGCCTCTTTAATTCCTCCTTGGCCCTAGCCACCTCCTCCCAAGTCCAATTCCTCTCTATGGGTACCCCATTAATTATTGCCCTAAACCTCATTGCCAGCGCGCCTCCACATTAACCAATCATTTAATCTTTCCGCCTACGCTGAAGGTCGTCCCAGAACCCCCGAAAAACTAATCAATTAAATCGCGTTGCTTATCCGCGTGAGGATTAGGCTGGGAAATGGGACGGCCGTGATGGGGGTCATAAATGTGAGTCCCGAGTCATTCTTCGCGGGCTCCATACGGAGGAATAGGGAAATAGTGGATGCGGCTAGGGCAATGATTGAGGCGGGAGCCGTCGCAATAGATATAGGCGGCATGTCGACTGCGCCATTTAAGGCCACCTGGGTTCCAGAGGACGTGGAGGCGGAGAGATTAATTAACGCGGTTAAATTAATTCGGGATGAGTTGGGGAATGAGGTGGTGATTTCCATTGATTCATTTAGGCCAGGCGTGGTGAGTAAGGTGGCGGAGATCGGCATTGATGTGATTAACGACGTAACCGGCCTCAGGTATAGCGAGACCTTGGCCGATGTTGCGGCGGATCATGGGCTTCAAATGATACTGTGCGCCAGGGAACTCGAGGAGACGGGGAGGGACCCGCTTCAGGCAGTGATTGAGGAGGGTCATCGAGTCATTGAGGTGGCGGCCAGGCACGGCGTCGATGATGTAATACTGGATCCATGCCTCGGCTTCCCCCCGATAATCAGCGATCCATCCCTGAATCCAGGTAGGCCGGCGAGGGGGCGATACAGCGATTGGTTTAGGAGGGACATATATATGATCAGCAATATAGCGAGGATCAAGGCATTGGGCAAGCCAATATGCGTTGGCGCATCCAGGAAAGGCTTCATACGCAAGGCATTGGGGAAGGAGATGGGGAGGGAACTCGGCGGGTCCCTGGGCGTTGCGGCTTACCTAATGATGAGCGGCATCGACTTACTGAGGGTTCATGATGTTGAGGAAACCATGGATTTAATAAGGATCATTAAGATGATGCAGGAATGCAGCGGCAAATCATTCAGGCAATGCCTCAGGGATCGGGTGGAACCTTAAAAAGCGTGGGGAATCATCGCAAGCCATGAATGGCAAGGCCCTCGGCTACGCTTACTTAGCCATGCTTGTCCTTATATGGGGCACGGCATACCCGCTAACCAAGTTGGCGTCGCTCTACGCGTCACCCATGGTTATCTCGCTCTTCAGGACAACGCTTGGCGCACTGCTCCTCTACCCCATAGCTAAGAGATTAATAATAAGCAGGGAAATGTTGTTGGCGGGTCTCCTCAACATAGGCTTCTTCCTGGTTCTACTTAACCTATCAATAATGCTATCGCCTAATCCCGGCCTATCCGCGGTACTAGTGTACACTCAGCCCCTCTTCCTAGCCGTGTTGGAGCCAGCGGTCTCTAGGCGTCCTCCCCCGCTCCCCAGGTTACTGGCGTTATTTGTGGGCTTCATCGGCATCCTCCTCACCTCGTCGGGCGGCTTCAGCTTGGAAAGCATATTCGCGCTGTTGAGTGGCTTATCATGGGCCCTCGGCACCATTTATTACGCGTACAGGGTGAGAGAGCGAAGCGTGATAACCGTTAATGCATCCATGATGGCGATATCCATTCCCGTGGTAGCTGCATTAGTTCCACTGGATTACTCGCTTCATATAACAATTGAATCCCTCCTCCTACTATTCCTACTTGCCTTACTGGCCCAAGTCATTGGTTTCCTACTCTGGTTCAAAGCCCTAAGCATGATCCAACCATCGCTGGCCTCCTCAATACTATTGCTAACCCCCGTAGCGGCCCTCATCTCCAGCTCCATAATGCTAAGGAGCCCCTTAACGATGCTGGATATGGTGGGCGCATCCATAACCTTAGCGTCCGTGATCGCGGTTACATTAATGGGCCGCAATTAATGCGTCACTATTCC
It includes:
- a CDS encoding AbrB family transcriptional regulator translates to MEKTKVTRNFQITIPASIRKKINLKEGDIIEVYLDGDDIIIRKARSERPRIKLGKRLTLGNIEKAIELGESE
- a CDS encoding propanediol utilization protein — protein: MDSITSAISHYAVGIRYDDLPERVVHEAKRRLLDSLGVALASYSAEPVKAARSAALGFPGKASLLGTADQVSVEWATFVNALMIRYLDFNDTYLSKEPLHPSDMYGPAISVAEQEKVGGKDLITSVAIGYEVAVRMCDAGSLRLHGWDHVNYTGIGHVLVAGKLMGLNEEQMGHALSIQVISHASMRQTRVGELSHWKAATTANQARNAVFSAIVARSGMTGPDKPFEGEMGFIRQLLAGEFDPSPLKDIINMSKPSRILDTYIKPYPVEYHAQSAVEAAVEIRREAGPIEPDQVEYIKIETFKAGYDIIAKDPEKWDPKTKETADHSLMWATATALLKGDLWLGDYEASEIRNPKVLALLRKTKVSVEPELDKLYPRAIPNKVIVKLINGKEFERRIDHPRGHPMNPMTDEEVEAKFRKLTKSLLTEKQQAEVIGLAWKLDELATISKIIKAATI
- a CDS encoding twitching motility protein PilT, with the translated sequence MKAIIDTNVIIYDYIEDSEHHKEAEAILDSLDKWVIPVIVIHELVWFLKGMKLEGKLNDIMAYIQHKKTEITCDCGSNVNRAIEIIGKEKLPLSNHKDMMILSHAILENHPIATFDKKLSKIAKKYGVAVISRFT
- a CDS encoding MFS transporter — its product is MSVLRNHEFSFLSISFIISFSLQLMGAYLILWFYSIGLSFAEIGLITSIYMILTLPVDVLSSAFADKYGRLKIFSIGTLIYSLGLISLSILLSPIFVLLSYGIMGIGLGIYSNTLEAWIVDSLNSREKVPKIFSRQQIVNGISGFLGNILAGIFVLLYHRLNLPILIAGFIMLLSLPIALFSEDNKGEKIMASPARRIMKEGVKYALSKRPLLALLVSAIFTVFPLVAWMQFVSPYVVDVLGFPQKYWGFILSAYFLTVALGGYINEKLLKRVNHRLITIFSVFLLSLFVLMLSISNLILILLLLFGLSLIYPIRSSSIISWENELIPSNYRATMLSSFSFIIRIAYMLVPPLIGYLIGSYGYSFTYLVVGILSLVGVIPLVIAHEAKAL